The following proteins come from a genomic window of Meiothermus sp. Pnk-1:
- a CDS encoding helix-turn-helix domain-containing protein, with protein sequence MPKKSFRTASLRSESSSPHWARLLMARREKLGLSREALALAAGVSPSLIAKLERGAHDIRDVSVGRLQALLRALHLPSMDFLMGEGSTGDFPSTPGLTALPYYPALVPACVGEEAPTHAHLDTRLLPTRPSYAGFFLATLERDALRLEDLSLAEGSALMVERKPARERGVALLGFIEETRRPLLYRLPPEPRLVRPVGGVGMVYWLLPDGSLQVPGKKAVMYPIAVGIVHGELRQV encoded by the coding sequence ATGCCCAAGAAGAGCTTCCGTACAGCCTCCCTTCGCTCAGAGAGCAGCAGCCCTCACTGGGCACGGCTGCTGATGGCCCGGCGGGAGAAGCTGGGCCTCTCCCGCGAGGCGCTGGCCCTGGCCGCAGGGGTGTCTCCCTCCCTCATCGCCAAGCTCGAGCGAGGGGCCCACGACATCCGGGACGTGAGCGTGGGCCGGTTGCAGGCGTTGCTGCGCGCGCTACACCTACCTTCCATGGACTTCCTGATGGGGGAGGGCTCCACCGGGGATTTCCCTTCCACCCCCGGCCTCACCGCGCTGCCCTACTACCCGGCGCTGGTCCCGGCCTGTGTGGGGGAGGAAGCGCCCACGCACGCCCATCTCGACACCCGCCTCCTCCCCACCCGGCCCAGCTACGCAGGCTTCTTCCTGGCCACGCTGGAAAGGGACGCGCTGCGCTTGGAGGACCTCTCCCTCGCCGAGGGCTCGGCGCTGATGGTGGAACGCAAACCCGCCCGGGAACGGGGTGTCGCCCTGCTCGGCTTCATTGAGGAAACCCGCCGTCCGCTGCTGTACCGCCTGCCCCCGGAGCCCCGGCTGGTGCGGCCTGTGGGTGGAGTGGGGATGGTGTACTGGCTGCTGCCGGATGGCTCCCTGCAAGTGCCGGGTAAAAAGGCCGTCATGTACCCTATCGCGGTGGGCATCGTCCACGGGGAGCTCCGCCAGGTATGA
- a CDS encoding toprim domain-containing protein, translating to MTKDTLTRSIETVDLPALVAEIWPESGARPGRAGLCRAVWRGDAHPSLSLFRVRGMWFWKDHATGESGNAFHLLLRAGMGKEQAAEMIKARAEQPVPAPLHGPRPGAERRTPRGLTLEERRALEQAQAHLDEEAIRGRGLTLEQARRVGLGKSRQGDLVIPVLGPDGQVQAIKARLARAREFRYRYLTPGRGAPAWFSPGFRKHPERPVLVMEGELNAIASWFALAGEVDVVGLPGVEGAVPWSHLTGRRVYLYADGDEGGRSALERWRGEAAHVRVAAFVLEPLPEGLDACEYAARWGQAALGERLRRTIP from the coding sequence ATGACGAAGGACACCTTGACGCGCTCCATCGAGACGGTTGACCTCCCCGCGCTGGTGGCCGAGATCTGGCCGGAATCGGGGGCCAGGCCGGGGCGGGCGGGGCTCTGCCGGGCGGTGTGGCGGGGGGATGCGCACCCCTCGCTCTCGCTCTTCAGGGTGCGGGGAATGTGGTTCTGGAAAGATCACGCCACCGGGGAGAGCGGCAACGCCTTCCATCTGCTGCTCCGGGCGGGGATGGGCAAGGAGCAGGCGGCGGAGATGATCAAGGCCCGGGCTGAGCAGCCCGTACCCGCACCACTTCACGGGCCACGCCCGGGCGCAGAACGACGCACACCCAGGGGCCTCACCCTCGAGGAGCGGCGGGCCCTCGAGCAGGCTCAGGCCCACCTCGACGAGGAGGCCATCCGGGGACGGGGCCTCACCCTCGAGCAGGCCCGGCGGGTGGGGCTGGGCAAGAGCCGTCAGGGGGACCTGGTGATCCCCGTTCTGGGGCCTGACGGTCAGGTTCAGGCCATCAAGGCGAGGCTGGCCCGGGCGCGGGAGTTTCGCTACCGTTACCTCACCCCGGGCCGGGGAGCCCCGGCCTGGTTCTCCCCCGGCTTCAGGAAGCACCCCGAGCGGCCCGTCCTGGTGATGGAGGGAGAGCTCAACGCCATCGCTAGCTGGTTCGCCCTGGCCGGGGAGGTGGACGTGGTGGGCCTTCCAGGGGTGGAGGGCGCTGTGCCCTGGAGCCACCTCACGGGTCGGCGGGTCTACCTCTACGCCGACGGGGACGAGGGGGGCAGGTCGGCCCTGGAGCGCTGGAGGGGCGAGGCGGCCCACGTGAGGGTTGCTGCGTTTGTCCTCGAGCCGCTGCCGGAAGGCCTGGACGCCTGTGAGTACGCCGCCCGGTGGGGCCAGGCCGCCCTGGGCGAGCGGCTCCGGCGGACGATCCCCTGA
- a CDS encoding recombinase family protein — translation MKRCALYTRVSTEEQVERYSLEAQREVLGRWAEALGYEVVETYTDPGYSGAQEDRPALTRLLADAQEGRFAVVLVYRLDRLARKVRLAYDLIERLEEAGVGLMSYSEPNINTTTPIGKAVLGIMAVFAEWERDTFAERSRLGMHKAARMGKYLGGIVPYGYTIEDGRLAPLPEEAAVVQQMFTWVVERGWSTERVAQELNRLGIPPKYRRDGRGVRGKRTAGVWRGGGVLRILKNRTYIGEYTYGKRTRKAQPELVRVAVPPIVETALFDAAQQQLARNALFATRNARNAYLLKGLIRCGGCGRAYVGSGDYYACVGRINRQASPIPSMRCTAPHVRRKDLEEKVWDDVRTFLANPGKALEGFLEQDSRAQSEADLLQKRLQALLEARTRLLDLFLEGGVGKEEYYSRIQEMERRTQEIQQALEEARRKVVAERQRQEALATLEDLASRLRENIERLTPEEKQAVVRELVEGVTVRPGKGEIEVEVRYRFGQIAPHTGILALCALTLETRHICTWFTPAALTHCTTATLMSSCARANFLTG, via the coding sequence ATGAAGCGCTGCGCCTTATACACCCGCGTCTCCACCGAGGAGCAGGTCGAGCGCTACTCCCTCGAGGCCCAGCGCGAGGTCCTCGGGCGCTGGGCCGAAGCCTTGGGGTACGAGGTGGTGGAGACCTACACCGACCCCGGCTACTCGGGAGCCCAGGAGGATCGGCCCGCCCTGACCCGTCTGCTCGCGGATGCACAGGAGGGGCGTTTTGCGGTGGTGCTGGTCTACCGGCTCGACCGCCTAGCCCGCAAGGTGCGCCTGGCCTACGACCTCATCGAGCGCCTGGAGGAGGCCGGGGTGGGCCTTATGAGCTACTCCGAGCCAAACATCAACACCACCACCCCCATCGGCAAGGCGGTGCTGGGGATCATGGCGGTCTTCGCCGAGTGGGAGCGGGACACCTTCGCCGAACGAAGCCGTCTGGGCATGCACAAGGCCGCCCGGATGGGAAAGTACCTCGGTGGCATAGTGCCCTATGGCTACACCATCGAAGACGGTCGCCTGGCTCCTTTGCCCGAGGAGGCGGCGGTGGTGCAGCAGATGTTCACCTGGGTGGTCGAGCGGGGCTGGAGCACCGAGCGGGTAGCTCAGGAGCTCAACCGCCTGGGCATCCCTCCCAAGTACCGCCGAGACGGTCGCGGGGTGCGCGGCAAGCGCACCGCCGGGGTTTGGCGCGGAGGCGGGGTGCTGCGCATCCTCAAGAACCGAACCTACATCGGCGAGTACACCTATGGTAAACGCACGCGCAAGGCCCAGCCCGAGCTGGTGAGGGTGGCGGTGCCGCCCATTGTGGAGACGGCCCTCTTCGATGCGGCGCAGCAGCAGCTAGCCCGCAACGCCCTCTTCGCCACCCGCAACGCCCGAAACGCCTACCTGCTCAAAGGGCTCATCCGTTGCGGAGGGTGCGGACGTGCCTATGTCGGTTCGGGCGACTACTACGCCTGCGTGGGGCGGATCAACCGTCAGGCTTCCCCCATCCCCTCCATGCGCTGCACCGCTCCCCATGTGCGCCGAAAAGACCTGGAGGAGAAGGTCTGGGACGATGTGCGAACTTTTCTGGCCAATCCCGGGAAGGCCCTGGAAGGATTTCTCGAGCAGGACAGCCGTGCGCAAAGCGAGGCCGATCTGCTGCAAAAGCGGCTACAAGCCCTCCTCGAAGCCAGAACCCGGCTGCTCGATCTGTTTCTGGAAGGAGGGGTGGGCAAGGAGGAATACTACAGCCGCATACAGGAAATGGAGCGGCGTACCCAGGAGATACAGCAGGCGCTCGAGGAGGCTCGGCGGAAGGTCGTCGCCGAGCGGCAGCGGCAGGAGGCGCTTGCCACCCTGGAAGACCTGGCTTCTCGCCTGCGCGAGAATATAGAGCGCCTCACCCCGGAAGAGAAGCAGGCCGTGGTGCGGGAGCTGGTGGAGGGGGTGACGGTGCGTCCAGGAAAGGGAGAGATTGAAGTAGAGGTACGTTACCGGTTCGGGCAGATTGCACCTCACACGGGCATACTTGCGCTTTGTGCCCTAACCCTCGAGACTAGACACATATGCACGTGGTTTACCCCGGCAGCTTTGACCCACTGCACAACGGCCACTTTGATGTCATCGTGCGCTCGAGCAAACTTTTTGACCGGGTAA
- a CDS encoding helix-turn-helix domain-containing protein has product MECPNIIRQLRKQAGLSQEALAVEAGITVSLLTKYERGEVRRPSLLCSRKLAKVLASRLGVSEERLLLQIAEGFECRPSHDASA; this is encoded by the coding sequence ATGGAGTGCCCGAACATCATTCGCCAGTTGAGGAAACAGGCGGGTCTGAGCCAGGAGGCACTGGCGGTGGAAGCAGGGATCACCGTTTCGCTACTGACGAAATACGAGCGGGGGGAGGTGCGGCGGCCTTCGCTCTTGTGCAGCCGCAAGCTGGCGAAGGTGCTGGCCTCGCGGCTGGGCGTGAGCGAGGAAAGGCTGCTGTTGCAGATTGCGGAGGGATTCGAGTGCCGTCCAAGCCACGACGCATCCGCCTAG
- the coaD gene encoding pantetheine-phosphate adenylyltransferase, protein MHVVYPGSFDPLHNGHFDVIVRSSKLFDRVTVAVLENPSKRDQWLFTPEERVRIIREAAAQAKLANVEVDTFHGLLVDYMKKVGSRVIVKGLRAVSDYEYELQMAHLNRQFPPHAETLFIMAATRWSFVSSTMVKEIARYGGDVGKLVPQATLEALRARVQPRP, encoded by the coding sequence ATGCACGTGGTTTACCCCGGCAGCTTTGACCCACTGCACAACGGCCACTTTGATGTCATCGTGCGCTCGAGCAAACTTTTTGACCGGGTAACGGTGGCGGTGCTCGAGAATCCCAGCAAACGTGACCAGTGGCTCTTCACCCCGGAGGAGCGCGTGAGAATCATTCGCGAGGCAGCTGCTCAGGCCAAGCTGGCTAACGTTGAAGTGGACACCTTTCACGGCTTGTTGGTGGACTACATGAAGAAGGTGGGCTCGAGGGTCATCGTCAAGGGCTTGCGGGCGGTTTCCGACTACGAATACGAACTCCAAATGGCCCACCTCAACCGGCAGTTTCCTCCCCACGCCGAAACCCTGTTCATCATGGCGGCGACGCGTTGGTCCTTCGTTTCGAGCACCATGGTCAAGGAGATCGCTCGCTACGGGGGGGATGTGGGAAAGCTGGTCCCGCAAGCCACCTTGGAAGCCCTCAGGGCTCGGGTACAGCCTAGGCCCTAG